A single region of the Aeromonas hydrophila subsp. hydrophila ATCC 7966 genome encodes:
- a CDS encoding sensor domain-containing diguanylate cyclase yields the protein MTYQELQAAYDKLLQENERLKRVAEDAREKLEAAMDGTGLCIWQNHVPTGKLIIFNRRWGAMLGYQPKELSAHFDVWREHLHPEDRERVLQAFFDHLSGKSPFYQVMHRMIAKDGKTTWVLDRGRVVERDAQGNPIRVMGTHIDITHEKEYEQQLAQLAHRDPLTGLLNRTALQRQFPQEYQAICFIDLDDFKQVNDNLGHRAGDELLIALTRRLRDCCEEGVKIGRLGGDEFVLLLPWTSDDPRTSHLARQCINAISTPFELPNGDASVGLSMGIAAIRPQDDFSTALARADQAMYRVKRSGKQGFYVSQPSGQPLLDQEQVNERGLGHQPRC from the coding sequence ATGACATACCAGGAGCTGCAGGCGGCCTACGACAAGCTGCTGCAGGAGAACGAACGGCTCAAGCGGGTCGCCGAGGATGCGCGGGAGAAGCTGGAAGCCGCCATGGACGGCACCGGCCTGTGCATCTGGCAGAACCATGTGCCCACCGGCAAGCTCATCATCTTCAACCGCCGCTGGGGCGCCATGCTCGGCTACCAGCCCAAGGAGCTGTCAGCCCACTTCGACGTCTGGCGCGAGCACCTGCACCCGGAAGACAGGGAGCGGGTACTGCAGGCCTTCTTCGATCACCTGAGCGGCAAGAGCCCGTTTTATCAGGTGATGCACCGGATGATCGCCAAGGACGGCAAGACCACCTGGGTGCTGGACCGGGGCCGGGTGGTGGAGCGGGACGCACAGGGCAATCCCATCCGGGTGATGGGTACCCACATCGACATCACCCACGAGAAGGAGTACGAGCAGCAGCTGGCCCAGCTGGCCCACCGGGATCCCCTCACCGGCCTGCTCAACCGCACCGCACTGCAGCGCCAGTTCCCGCAGGAGTACCAGGCGATCTGCTTCATCGATCTCGACGACTTCAAGCAGGTCAACGACAACCTGGGCCACCGCGCCGGCGACGAGCTGCTGATCGCCCTCACCCGCCGCCTGCGCGACTGCTGCGAGGAGGGGGTGAAGATAGGCCGGCTCGGCGGCGACGAATTCGTGCTGCTGCTGCCCTGGACCAGCGACGATCCCCGCACCAGCCACCTGGCCCGCCAGTGCATCAACGCCATCTCCACCCCGTTCGAGCTGCCCAACGGCGACGCCTCGGTGGGATTGAGCATGGGTATTGCGGCGATCCGGCCGCAGGATGATTTCAGCACGGCGCTGGCCCGGGCCGACCAGGCCATGTATCGGGTCAAGCGCAGCGGCAAGCAGGGTTTTTACGTCTCCCAGCCGAGCGGCCAGCCGCTGCTGGATCAGGAACAGGTCAACGAACGGGGGCTCGGCCACCAGCCTCGCTGCTGA
- the prfC gene encoding peptide chain release factor 3 — protein sequence MMSAEFLSEVSKRRTFAIISHPDAGKTTITEKVLLFGQAIQRAGTVKGRGSGQHAKSDWMEMEKQRGISITTSVMQFPYADCLVNLLDTPGHEDFSEDTYRTLTAVDCCLMVIDAAKGVEDRTRKLMEVTRLRDTPILTFMNKLDREVRDPMEVMDEVERELNIMCAPITWPIGCGKSFKGVYHLYKDETYLYQSGQGHTIQEKRVVKGLNNPELDAAIGEDLAAQLRGELELVQGASPEFDHDAFIAGEMTPVFFGTALGNFGVDHMLDGLTDWAPSPMPRKAESREVAATEEKFSGFVFKIQANMDPKHRDRIAFMRIVSGTYSKGMKMRHVRIGKDVNISDAVTFMAGDREQAEDAFAGDIIGLHNHGTIQIGDTFTQGEDLKFTGIPNFAPELFRRIRLRDPLKQKQLLKGLVQLSEEGAVQVFRPLISNDLIVGAVGVLQFDVVVSRLKSEYNVEALYEAVNVSTARWVEGTDVKKFEEFKRKNEVNLALDGGDNLTYIAPTMVNLRLAQERHPDVQFRQTREH from the coding sequence ATTATGTCAGCTGAATTTCTGAGTGAAGTCTCCAAGAGACGCACTTTTGCGATCATCTCGCACCCGGATGCGGGTAAAACCACCATCACCGAAAAAGTCCTGCTGTTCGGACAGGCCATTCAGCGCGCCGGTACCGTCAAGGGCCGTGGCTCAGGCCAGCACGCCAAATCCGACTGGATGGAGATGGAGAAGCAGCGTGGTATCTCCATCACCACCTCGGTGATGCAGTTCCCCTATGCCGATTGCCTGGTCAACCTGCTCGACACCCCGGGTCACGAGGACTTCTCCGAAGATACCTACCGTACCCTGACGGCGGTCGACTGCTGTCTGATGGTCATCGATGCCGCCAAGGGTGTTGAAGACCGGACCCGCAAGCTGATGGAAGTGACCCGGCTGCGCGACACCCCCATCCTCACCTTCATGAACAAGCTGGACCGTGAAGTGCGCGATCCGATGGAGGTGATGGACGAGGTGGAGCGCGAGCTCAACATCATGTGCGCCCCCATCACCTGGCCTATCGGCTGTGGCAAATCCTTCAAGGGGGTCTACCACCTCTACAAGGACGAGACCTATCTGTATCAGAGCGGTCAGGGCCACACCATCCAGGAGAAGCGGGTGGTCAAGGGGTTGAACAACCCCGAGCTGGATGCCGCCATCGGCGAGGATCTGGCAGCCCAGCTGCGCGGCGAGCTGGAGCTGGTGCAGGGTGCCTCCCCCGAGTTCGATCACGATGCCTTCATCGCCGGCGAGATGACCCCGGTCTTCTTCGGTACTGCGCTCGGCAACTTCGGTGTCGACCACATGCTGGACGGCCTCACCGACTGGGCACCGTCGCCCATGCCGCGCAAGGCCGAGAGCCGTGAAGTGGCTGCCACCGAGGAGAAGTTCTCTGGCTTCGTGTTCAAGATCCAGGCGAACATGGACCCGAAACACCGCGACCGTATCGCCTTTATGCGCATCGTGTCAGGTACCTACTCCAAGGGCATGAAGATGCGCCACGTGCGCATCGGCAAGGACGTGAACATCTCCGACGCCGTGACCTTCATGGCCGGTGACCGGGAGCAGGCGGAAGACGCCTTCGCCGGCGACATCATAGGTCTGCACAACCACGGCACCATCCAGATCGGCGACACCTTCACCCAGGGTGAGGATCTCAAGTTCACCGGCATCCCGAACTTCGCGCCGGAACTGTTCCGCCGCATCCGCCTGCGCGACCCGCTCAAGCAGAAGCAGCTGCTCAAGGGGCTGGTGCAGCTCTCCGAAGAGGGCGCGGTGCAGGTGTTCCGTCCGCTCATCAGCAACGATCTGATCGTTGGTGCGGTCGGTGTGCTGCAGTTCGACGTGGTGGTATCGCGTCTGAAGAGCGAATACAACGTCGAGGCGCTGTACGAGGCGGTCAACGTCTCCACTGCCCGCTGGGTGGAAGGGACCGACGTCAAGAAGTTCGAGGAGTTCAAGCGCAAGAACGAGGTCAACCTGGCCCTCGATGGTGGTGACAACCTCACCTATATCGCGCCGACCATGGTCAACCTGCGCCTGGCCCAGGAGCGTCACCCTGACGTCCAGTTCCGCCAGACCCGCGAGCACTGA